A window of Daucus carota subsp. sativus chromosome 2, DH1 v3.0, whole genome shotgun sequence genomic DNA:
CAGCTCCGGCGGTGTCATCGACGGCCTCACGCGCGACAGTGAGTCCGAGTTTTGTTAATGTGTTTTCGCACTGAGAGAGAGCTTGTGGATGAGAAATGACGCGAGTGAGATACTCTTTGCGAACGCCGGGGAGAGCTAAGAGACAGTGATGCACGGGGAGTTGTACTTCGCCGACGATGTGGAGTTTGTGACGGAGGAGTAGGTCGTAGTTGCGATGAATGCTGCCGCCTAACGAGTTCTCCACCGGCAAAACAGCGCGATCTGCGATCCAGAGCTCTACGGCTTGAAATGCGACCTCGAATTGATCGCACGGGATCGCGTCGCAGTTCGGATAAGCTTTTCCAGCCGCGGCCTCGCTGTACGCGCCTGGAACGCCCTGGTACGCGACTCGGAGCGTCGAGCCGTGCATCGGAGCCGGAGACAGATCTGCAATTGTGAGCGGCTTCGGGAGATTATCAATCGGAACTATTTCCAGTGTCTTGTGGCCATTCACTGCAGTGATGTTGTCGTCTGTCTTCTCCGTGTTCTGTTGTTCCTGAGAGACTACCTTGCTGGCCAGTACCGCGCACGAGGCCTGCCAGTCGGCGCGAGTCGCGCCGACTGAGTTCGCAAAGTTCGCTGAATTCGATACCGAATCAGCTCGGTACACCGAGCTAACTGTCAGTTGACTCGGCCCGACTCGACTCGTTTTAGCCGAATTCATCCCCCAGCTTGTAGAAATAAAATTAGTACCTGAGAGAGTCTGCATTTGGAGGTTATACTAAAAACTTGGAATTATAATATCTTAATTCGAAAATAAATCCAAAAGAATGAGGAGAGAAAAGGTTCGTTAGGTGGGAATGATGTTTTATAAAGCTTGTAGTTTATGAACAACCAAGCTGAGAAAACGGTGAGGGATGTTCGGTGTTTTATACTATGGAGTGATACGAGAAGTAGATGGAAATATAAGCCTTGGTCAATGTTTACCTAACCTCCCTTGCTTTCCTATCTCTTTCTCTTCAATTTTTCTCAGCTCTCACATATTATTAAATGTATTATTGGTAGATGTGGTAGGTATTGTTTGTGTGTGGTATATATGGCGCCATGAATGAGTTCAATTTTGGGTTCTTCTGATCAAGTGGACTATTAAAAATTACTGGTGGTAAACTAGTTCAAATAACACATTTACTAAACGAGTTCTGGTGACTTGTGTTTGTCATTTGTCAAAGTTATTGAATGAACCAAAGATCATTTTGCAGAACACTTTGTACAACACGCTTTAAATCTTTGATTTTGCTAGTAACTATATCTTCCTGCTAATTAAAATTAACTCGCTGTAATTTAAcatgatattttttaaagacGGAAGGGTGTTGGTAAATTTTGCGAACCTGAATGCATTTTAGTTTCAATGAGTTTATTAAAGAATTTTTTATGCGTTTACTTCTTCGCGTTGATTGAAGCAATTTTTTATCAGTCGAAGATGTATATGTTTGAATATATTTGTTGTTCTCattcttatttaaaattttaatcctGTTAATGATCCAAAATGAATCTAACAACTTTACTGAAGAATGGTGGTGTTTATTGACCAATCAGTAGATATGGGCTTCGGTGCAGAATTAGAaacgtgttttttttttttttgaacttgtGTTGAATAATTGCAGAGCCAGGTCCCCCCGCACATGTCGATTTTGTTAACTCTGGGCTGGCCAGTGGCCACTGGTCTGACGACTCTGACCTGTGTACTGTGTCCTGAGGGCACAGGTTAAAGTGTATTAAAGACACTAGTTAGTTACGGACAGTTGTATTAGagttacattttttttcaaactccactaatttttttctttcaccgtgtttcaaaattttgatgtttgtttttctaaattttattttttaaccacCACATTTagttctatttattttttaagaaaacatgtatatttaaatatttattttaatataatactcTATACCCAATCTTTGcatttttttataactaaaaaataacaaatatatgtataaaaaatataaattgatttcatCCCACAAAAAATAAGGAGGCCCCCCTGCATGTACActaattttctaactaaaattagccttctaattaaaatcagccattttgatatttaataatattaaaatatataaattataaaatcataaatttattattaaatatcaaattggctGATTTTCATTAGAAGGCtaattttagttagaaaattggTGTGCATGCAGGGGGGCCTCcttattatttgttatttttcagCTGTAAAAAATGCAAAAATTGAGTATAgactattatattaaaataaatattttattatacatttttcttaaaaagtaaATAAGACTAAATGTGGcgattaaaaacaaaaattagaaaaacagaCATCAAAGTTTTGAAAGACGGTAAAAATGGAAAAAAATAGTGGAGTTTGAACAAATAGAACGTAACTCTAATATAACTATACACTACGGCTTATCTCTTATTGGGAAGTAACCGGAAGTTATCTAGAAGTGggaatttcttttaaaaaaatatgttataatataataaatataaaatacataaacacATAGAGTATACATTTCTTACGGAAATAAGCGCCCAGTTCATGGAAAAAAGTTACTTGATAATAAGAAACTAAAATAGTACAACTTTGACCCCGTTTCAGTATGAAAACCTCTGGCATTCATAGAATGTATTCCACTTTTAAAcactatattaaaataatctttctATAACATTAAGAAAACCTCTCTAGAaatgaatgaaaaaattattttattaacaaaagGTTATTAATGGAATTATAGAACACATCAGAAAAGCAAACGTAAATTAActcatatattcatatttaaattttatttaatcaaacaATGTAACAAAATTTTATCACTAAATCATCTTGCGGGCGTGAGATGCCGAAACATTCGCCTAAATAGTCCTACAACCCGAGCCACTTTGTATTGTGATGAGACGAGCACCTAAAGATCATACATGTGCACGCACGAGACACACGATAACATCATCCACACGCATATAGTGGTGGAAATATGGTTGCAATACCATTAAGCCAATCCAAACCAAATGAAAATTGTGCATTTGGATTCATATGAAATCACATTTACgaaaatggatttggtttgatttctagtctcacatttctcacaaaatatgTATCTAAATACATTTGTTTCTCACATTAAGATTTTTTATAACTCTTCACACACACTATCATGTTCTTTATTTCTTTTTGCTAGTTAAAACACATGCACATCCCGTGATTCGAACTCATGACTTTTATTGGAGAGGTCAAAAACTTGAACCACTACATCGACTCACACACCCAAACACGCTATCCCAAACACACTATTGTTATATTTACTATTCCACACTATTGTTATATTTACTATCCATTAATATTGTCACATGAGTGTATTAATTCAGACTAAAACCATAAccacatttattaaaatatggtTTGGAAATAGTTTTGGTTCATTTGTCCAAACTAAATCCATTTTATAAGAACTAAAACCACATTTTGCCCGCATGACTTAGTTGTTATCCACCACTTTTGCACATAGTTATATAAAGTCATTAATCTCTCGTTATATTCTGCACATAGTTATATAAAGTCATTAACCTCTCATTATATCAAGGATAGCGGTccccaacccgaaacccgatacaaaatagtatatattatatatatactttagaaCCGACAATTATAGTTCTACAGCATAATTAGTTGagaaattatgattaatttttaatgattatttgaaaaaaataatgaaactttattttttatatcaattaacTAATCATTTAATGGATAATGCAATCGATACATTTATTTTATGCATATATAAAAGTGTTTGCATTTAACTCTATATAAAATGTTTTTTCATGAAATGTATCCGTAggggtgttcgcggtgcgggcggtgtgGTTTTTTCCTAAAACCGCAAACCAACCCGCGCATGCGGTTTGGGAAAATTcataaaccgcaaccgcaccgcgtaatataaaaaccgcgtaaaccatACCACAAATTgcggtgcggtgtggtgcggttcatgcggtttgcgtggtttatacattcaaaaaatttatacttttgaatgacaatataaatataattttaaactatatatatttaaaaataattttaataatacacacacataaatttAGAGTTAAATACTCATCACaagaaatataaactaaaatatgagtATGATAATGACGAAGATGAAAAGATTTCAACACTAATAAGTTATTTtgtagaaaataaatataattataatatttaatatgtcGTCTTAAAACTAACCTTAATTTgtattgtaaaattattaaaattaagttgagtaacttgaacatatatacacacacataagagataacatcataataaataatctatatatatataatataaatatttgtaattatatgtgatatatttttatatatttgaaaatagcggtgcggtgcggtttgaaccgcgcttgtataatgtcaaaccgcgacccgcaccgcgcggtttgttaaaatttcaacccgcaaccgcaccacgaaaaagaaaaatcgcattttgcggtgtggtgcggtgcgAAGCCggcggtttatgcggtgtgGGTTGTTTGATAAAACCCCTATGTACTCGTATATTACGAAgttagggtcgcgctcaagagtaAAACAGTTTTTAAAATAGAACTagagaaccactaaggttctattgcagaaccctaaattttaaatagatttttaggatctaaatcttaacacatgttttttttttcatgtttttttcatcgttgtctatgttcaaaaataattttaaaatataatacatagatattgacattttttgcacgtgaattctgctgcagaaccctaactactCCTAGAAATAAGATAAGGGTTTTATGTGTTCTCTCAGTAATGATTCTCTCTTAAATATGACCCACTGCAAAGTTATACTTCCAAAataaactagcataaaagcccgtgcgaggcacggggctctagtttttgctgtattttaaataatattaatatgtcattatattgttcttgtacggaccttgagtttgtattatgttttaaataatatccgtgtgtcatcatattgtttcgagcgtaactattacgttttattttttgacaaaatatgtaaacatgaaaaatgtaatatatgcaagctaatagcattaatagtaatgataagtactattccctccattccattttatatgacccttattcttttttgagacatctctaaaataatgaacttactatacttactatttttaaacactacttatcactattacacacactacttctctattttatactcttttatattaaactagcttataacccgtgcaatgcacgggcggttaacatatttgttattttattttatatatcttaaatttatctaattttattgtaaaaataaaattatgatagaataatgtggttaaataaatattttatttagcagttggataaattcttcatagttaagttcgtcaaatggctaattaaatattaggtcgaacatatatattttaatgagaatgttaaaatatttttttttgcatgttataatttaagaaggcctataaactcatatataaact
This region includes:
- the LOC108205849 gene encoding arogenate dehydratase 3, which encodes MQTLSGTNFISTSWGMNSAKTSRVGPSQLTVSSVYRADSVSNSANFANSVGATRADWQASCAVLASKVVSQEQQNTEKTDDNITAVNGHKTLEIVPIDNLPKPLTIADLSPAPMHGSTLRVAYQGVPGAYSEAAAGKAYPNCDAIPCDQFEVAFQAVELWIADRAVLPVENSLGGSIHRNYDLLLRHKLHIVGEVQLPVHHCLLALPGVRKEYLTRVISHPQALSQCENTLTKLGLTVAREAVDDTAGAAEFIAANNLRDTAAIASARAADLYGLQILANGIQDDSSNVTRFVMLAREPIIPRTDRPFKTSIVFAHDKGMSVLFKVLSAFAFRNISLTKIESRPHRNQPIRVVDGENSGTAKHFEYLFFVDFEASMADVRAQNALAEVQEFTSFLRVLGSYPIDMTPWSPSRGD